One segment of Carassius auratus strain Wakin chromosome 2, ASM336829v1, whole genome shotgun sequence DNA contains the following:
- the LOC113112734 gene encoding phospholipid phosphatase 2-like isoform X1, with amino-acid sequence MPDLKKNKLFMVLMDILCVLVVAMPFIIMTIRFKPYLRGVYCDDETIRYPYRPDTISHKMMAAVTISCSIIIIISGEAYLVYTKRLHSNSNFNQYAAALYKVVGTFLFGACVSQSLTDMAKYTIGRLRPNFMAVCAPEDCKGYVLVINCTGSLRNVTESRLSFYSGHSSFGMYCMLFLALYVQARMASKWARLLRPTIQFFLVAFAIYVGYTRVSDYKHHWSDVVVGLLQGALVAVLTVRYISDFFKERPPLCQDVENAENEDSERKPSLHITDTDRNHYSHRGPV; translated from the exons tGGCGATGCCGTTCATCATAATGACCATCAGGTTCAAGCCGTACCTGCGTGGCGTTTACTGTGATGACGAGACCATCCGTTATCCCTACAGACCAGACACCATCTCTCACAAAATGATGGCGGCCGTTACCATTTCCTGCTCAATCATTATC ATCATTTCTGGAGAGGCCTACCTGGTCTACACAAAACGTCTCCACTCCAATTCGAACTTTAACCAGTACGCTGCGGCGCTCTATAAAGTAGTGGGGACGTTTCTGTTCGGCGCGTGTGTGAGCCAGTCTCTGACCGATATGGCCAAGTACACCATCGGACGCTTGCGGCCCAACTTCATGGCGGTGTGTGCTCCAGAAGATTGCAAGGGCTACGTTCTGGTGATCAACTGCACAGGAAGCCTTCGCAATGTGACCGAATCCAG GCTGTCGTTCTACTCCGGTCACTCCTCCTTCGGGATGTACTGCATGTTGTTTCTGGCG CTGTATGTCCAGGCACGTATGGCATCCAAGTGGGCCCGCCTCCTCAGGCCCACAATTCAGTTCTTCCTGGTGGCCTTTGCCATTTATGTGGGATACACGCGTGTGTCTGACTACAAGCACCACTGGAGCGATGTGGTCGTGGGGCTCCTGCAAGGGGCGCTGGTCGCAGTCCTCACG GTGCGATACATCTCGGACTTCTTTAAAGAGCGCCCCCCTCTCTGCCAGGATGTTGAAAACGCTGAAAACGAAGACAGCGAGCGCAAGCCCAGCCTTCAtatcacagacacagacagaaaccATTACTCCCACAGAGGGCCAGTATGa
- the LOC113112734 gene encoding phospholipid phosphatase 2-like isoform X2, translating into MFQSAVWTLILTAPIHCRGSIVAMPFIIMTIRFKPYLRGVYCDDETIRYPYRPDTISHKMMAAVTISCSIIIIISGEAYLVYTKRLHSNSNFNQYAAALYKVVGTFLFGACVSQSLTDMAKYTIGRLRPNFMAVCAPEDCKGYVLVINCTGSLRNVTESRLSFYSGHSSFGMYCMLFLALYVQARMASKWARLLRPTIQFFLVAFAIYVGYTRVSDYKHHWSDVVVGLLQGALVAVLTVRYISDFFKERPPLCQDVENAENEDSERKPSLHITDTDRNHYSHRGPV; encoded by the exons ATGTTTcagtcagctgtttggactctcattctgacggcacccattcactgcagaggatccattg tGGCGATGCCGTTCATCATAATGACCATCAGGTTCAAGCCGTACCTGCGTGGCGTTTACTGTGATGACGAGACCATCCGTTATCCCTACAGACCAGACACCATCTCTCACAAAATGATGGCGGCCGTTACCATTTCCTGCTCAATCATTATC ATCATTTCTGGAGAGGCCTACCTGGTCTACACAAAACGTCTCCACTCCAATTCGAACTTTAACCAGTACGCTGCGGCGCTCTATAAAGTAGTGGGGACGTTTCTGTTCGGCGCGTGTGTGAGCCAGTCTCTGACCGATATGGCCAAGTACACCATCGGACGCTTGCGGCCCAACTTCATGGCGGTGTGTGCTCCAGAAGATTGCAAGGGCTACGTTCTGGTGATCAACTGCACAGGAAGCCTTCGCAATGTGACCGAATCCAG GCTGTCGTTCTACTCCGGTCACTCCTCCTTCGGGATGTACTGCATGTTGTTTCTGGCG CTGTATGTCCAGGCACGTATGGCATCCAAGTGGGCCCGCCTCCTCAGGCCCACAATTCAGTTCTTCCTGGTGGCCTTTGCCATTTATGTGGGATACACGCGTGTGTCTGACTACAAGCACCACTGGAGCGATGTGGTCGTGGGGCTCCTGCAAGGGGCGCTGGTCGCAGTCCTCACG GTGCGATACATCTCGGACTTCTTTAAAGAGCGCCCCCCTCTCTGCCAGGATGTTGAAAACGCTGAAAACGAAGACAGCGAGCGCAAGCCCAGCCTTCAtatcacagacacagacagaaaccATTACTCCCACAGAGGGCCAGTATGa